A genomic window from Salvia miltiorrhiza cultivar Shanhuang (shh) chromosome 5, IMPLAD_Smil_shh, whole genome shotgun sequence includes:
- the LOC131025869 gene encoding uncharacterized protein LOC131025869, with amino-acid sequence MASSSNIDASNSSDDEAWEQSVAEHNCQLDRIIKDVVIHAVSLSVQPTNHAVRGRKRYIERRHEIGHEAMRVLAYGTSADLHDEYLRMSAQVIRKSVIKFVEGVISNFRVEYLRKSTEEDMAALLHIGEWRGFPGMMGSIDWQYAGRSGTPTIILETVASQDLWIWHAFFGTLGSRNDINVLDQSHVFDDILEGRAPKVNYIVNGRERNMRYYLTDGIYPQWAAFIKSIPAPQLRKHQLFAQHQEAAQKNIERAFGVLQARFAFIKRPCLIWDRDIMGKIMIARIIMHNMIVEDERSTYLNYHDPTEFIEDRLRQNTR; translated from the exons ATGGCATCTAGTTCTAATATTGATGCTTCAAATTCTAGCGATGATGAAGCATGGGAACAAAGCGTTGCCGAACATAATTGTCAACTTGATCGCATCATTAAGGATGTGGTCATCCATGCCGTAAGTTTATCTGTACAACCTACCAATCATGCCGTTAGAGGAAGAAAGCGGTATATTGAAAGAAGACATGAGATAGGTCATGAAG CTATGAGGGTGTTGGCATATGGCACCTCAGCCGATTTGCATGATGAATACTTACGAATGAGTGCCCAAGTCATTCGTAAATCAGTCATCAAATTTGTTGAAGGTGTCATTTCCAATTTCAGAGTTGAGTACCTCAGAAAGTCAACTGAAGAAGATATGGCAGCTCTTCTTCATATCGGAGAATGGCGAGGGTTCCCAGGCATGATGGGTAGTATTGACT GGCAATATGCAGGACGAAGTGGTACGCCAACAATTATTCTGGAAACAGTTGCATCACAAGACCTATGGATCTGGCATGCATTTTTTGGAACCCTAGGTTCAAGAAATGATATCAATGTACTTGATCAATCGCATGTTTTTGATGATATCTTGGAAGGTCGAGCACCTAAGGTTAATTATATCGTTAATGGTCGCGAAAGGAATATGAGATACTATCTCACTGATGGTATATATCCTCAATGGGCGGCATTTATCAAATCTATTCCTGCTCCACAACTTCGAAAGCACCAGTTGTTTGCTCAACACCAAGAGGCTGCCCAAAAAAATATTGAGCGAGCATTTGGAGTTTTACAAGCGCGTTTTGCTTTTATCAAGCGGCCATGTCTTATTTGGGATCGTGATATTATGGGAAAAATAATGATTGCTCGCATCATCatgcataatatgatagtgGAAGATGAAAGAAGCACTTACCTTAACTATCATGATCCTACAGAATTCATCGAAGACCGTCTAAGACAGAATACTCGTTGA